A window of the Cellvibrio sp. pealriver genome harbors these coding sequences:
- the aceF gene encoding dihydrolipoyllysine-residue acetyltransferase — protein sequence MAIQTIKVPDIGGAEGVEVIEISVKVGDVIAEGDSIVVLETDKASMEIPADKAGKVVAIKVNVGDKVSQDALLLEVEAEGAAAPEPVAAPQVAAPAASAPVAAAPAASTEINMVVPDIGGAEGVEVIEISVKVGDEIAAGDSLIVLETDKASMEIPAEAAGKIISLAVKVGDKLSQGSVIGVLATAGGAAPAAVPAKTEAASAQKVEAAPAPKAEAPKAAPAPAAEVEQTGDVYAGPAVRKLARQLGVDMGKVSGTGPRGRLQKDDIRSYVKPIVQAAQSGASVGGSGIPALPVIDYSKFGEIEIVKMSKIKKLTAEAMTRSWLNVPRITQFDDADITDLEAFRNSMKAEAEKRGSKLTPLPFIVKAVAAALVAEPSFNVSMHQDGESIVHKKFVHIGIAVDTPNGLLVPVVRNADKKGLFELADEINVLAKKARDGKLTPAEMQGGCFTISSLGAMGGNGFTPMVSAPTEVGILGVSRAQMKPVWNGKEFIPRNMLPLSLSYDHRAVNGADAGRFMTYLVSVIGDLRRLLL from the coding sequence GTGGCAATTCAAACTATTAAAGTGCCTGATATTGGCGGCGCAGAAGGCGTTGAAGTAATTGAAATCTCCGTAAAAGTGGGCGATGTCATTGCCGAAGGCGATTCAATTGTCGTACTTGAAACTGACAAGGCTTCAATGGAAATCCCCGCCGATAAAGCAGGTAAAGTTGTCGCTATTAAAGTGAATGTAGGTGACAAAGTCTCTCAGGATGCTTTGTTGTTGGAGGTAGAGGCGGAAGGTGCAGCTGCGCCAGAGCCAGTGGCTGCACCTCAAGTTGCAGCTCCGGCAGCTTCAGCGCCTGTTGCTGCGGCTCCTGCGGCCAGTACTGAAATCAATATGGTAGTTCCTGATATCGGTGGTGCAGAAGGCGTTGAAGTCATCGAGATTTCCGTGAAAGTTGGCGATGAAATTGCCGCTGGTGATTCGTTAATTGTACTGGAAACTGATAAAGCTTCGATGGAAATCCCCGCGGAAGCGGCCGGTAAAATTATTAGCTTGGCAGTAAAAGTAGGTGACAAGTTATCCCAAGGTTCTGTCATCGGTGTATTGGCTACCGCTGGTGGTGCCGCACCAGCCGCCGTACCTGCAAAAACTGAAGCAGCCTCAGCGCAAAAAGTTGAAGCAGCACCCGCACCCAAAGCAGAAGCTCCGAAAGCTGCTCCTGCACCTGCTGCAGAAGTCGAACAAACTGGTGATGTGTACGCTGGCCCCGCAGTGCGTAAACTTGCTCGTCAACTCGGTGTTGATATGGGCAAAGTGTCTGGCACTGGCCCGCGTGGTCGTCTGCAAAAAGATGACATCCGCTCTTATGTGAAACCTATCGTACAAGCTGCACAATCTGGTGCTTCTGTTGGTGGTTCTGGTATTCCAGCTCTGCCAGTGATCGATTACTCCAAGTTTGGTGAAATCGAAATAGTTAAGATGAGCAAAATCAAGAAGCTGACTGCCGAAGCAATGACGCGCAGCTGGTTGAATGTTCCTCGTATTACCCAATTTGATGATGCCGATATCACTGATCTTGAAGCTTTCCGTAACAGCATGAAAGCAGAAGCGGAAAAGCGTGGCAGCAAATTGACTCCATTGCCTTTTATCGTAAAAGCAGTTGCTGCAGCTTTGGTTGCTGAACCTTCGTTTAATGTATCTATGCATCAAGATGGCGAAAGCATTGTGCACAAGAAATTTGTACACATTGGTATAGCGGTAGATACACCAAATGGTCTGTTGGTTCCTGTTGTGCGTAATGCCGATAAGAAAGGTTTATTCGAGCTAGCCGATGAAATTAATGTGCTCGCTAAAAAAGCGCGTGATGGCAAATTAACACCAGCAGAAATGCAGGGCGGTTGCTTCACGATTTCCAGTTTGGGCGCTATGGGTGGTAACGGCTTTACACCAATGGTATCTGCACCAACTGAAGTGGGTATTTTGGGTGTATCACGCGCGCAAATGAAACCGGTATGGAATGGTAAGGAATTTATTCCGCGTAACATGTTGCCCTTGTCACTGTCATACGATCACCGTGCTGTAAATGGCGCGGATGCTGGTCGCTTTATGACATATTTGGTTTCTGTGATTGGCGATTTACGCCGTTTATTGTTGTAA